The Candidatus Scalindua japonica DNA window GGTCAAGATGAAGCTCGATTAAGTTTTATGGGTTCTCTGCTTCCGGGTATGGCACCATCTAGTCATGCAGTTGTAGATATAGGAGGTGGAAGTACAGAATTTGTAACAGCAAAGGAAGATCGAAGTGTAGACCTGGGGTCTGTGCGTTTTACGGAAAGATACCTGATCTCCGACCCGGTAATTGATGAAGAGTTTCGCGTCTGTCTTAGTGAAATAGATAATAAGCTTGAGGAACTTGTGGATTGGAGATGCTCTATTCCTGCAAACATACAAATGCTTGCAGTGGCTGGAACAGCTACAACGCTTGCATCCTGGCATTTGGGACTCAGAGTGTTTGATGCTGCTGAAGTTGAAAATGTCAAATTTACAAATCAAGACTTGCTTCGAATGGTCAATAACCTTAAGCGAATGACGGTAGCGGAGAGACGTGAACAAGCAGGCATCGAACCAAAACGAGCAGACGTCTTGCTTGCAGGGGCGATGATTATGTGGAGGACAATGGAGAAATTGGA harbors:
- a CDS encoding Ppx/GppA phosphatase family protein, coding for MLKASIDLGTNTCLMLIAEVESGAVNKVLADHARIVRLGEGVDKKGYLQSDAMERTLTCMDEYRKIVSEVGISPMDVVCVATSQARDAENGMGFFAGVEKEYGFRFRVISGQDEARLSFMGSLLPGMAPSSHAVVDIGGGSTEFVTAKEDRSVDLGSVRFTERYLISDPVIDEEFRVCLSEIDNKLEELVDWRCSIPANIQMLAVAGTATTLASWHLGLRVFDAAEVENVKFTNQDLLRMVNNLKRMTVAERREQAGIEPKRADVLLAGAMIMWRTMEKLDFQTCSVSSRGLRYGVLMGNNSI